The genomic segment AAATTGTGGCCATAAAAGACTTTACTGCAGTTCCGCATAACGGGTGTCGTCCTCCCAAAAAGCGTAGAGTCTGATTTGTTGATTCTGGATAAAAAAAATACATATAGAAATTCACTGTCGTTCGAGTAGAGGAGATTGTCATGGCAGTATATCACGGCCCGCGGTGTAGGCAATGCCGTAGGGAAGGTATTAAATTGATGCTCAAGGGGGAGCGTTGTAAAACTGAGAAATGTGCTGTTGAGCGCAGACCATTTCCTCCAGGAATGCGTGTGTCAAAACGCAGACGTGCCTCTACAGAGTATAATACACAGCTCAGGGAAAAACAAAAGATCCGTCGTATCTACGGTATCTTGGAGAAACAATTCAGACTGTATTTCCAGGCTGCGGCCAAAACCACGGGTGTAACGGGTGAGAATCTTTTGAAGATTCTTGAAATGCGTCTTGATAACATAGTTTATCGTCTTGGGTTCGCCCCTTCCCGCAGCAGCGCTCGTCAGCTTGTTCTTCATAACCACTTTGTGGTAAATGGCAAGAAGGTGAATATTCCTTCGTACAAGCTAAAAGAGGGTGATACAATACAGGTTAAAGAGAAGAGCAATAATCTAGAACTGATTCACAGCTCGCTTAAGGCTATGAGAGACACTCCAGAGTGGCTTACAGTTGATAAAGTTAAGCTTGTTGGTCAGGTAATACGCGTGCCGGATCGCGCTTCCATACCGGAAAATGTACAGGAGCAGCTTGTCGTCGAATTGTACTCCAGATAAAAAAGGGAGACTTAATACAAGATGAAATGGAAGAGTTTGTTGATGCCCAAAGGCATCCAGGTAGAGAATCCGAATAATTTGCCCAACTTTGGACATGTTGTAATAGAACCATTGGAAAGAGGATGGGGTCATACCTTAGGGAATTCTCTCAGAAGGATCATGCTTTCTTCCCTTCAGGGTGCAGCTGTTATATCCGTCAGAATTGAAGGCGTTTCTCATGAGTACTCAACAATCGACGGTGTTGTAGAAGATGTGAGTGATATTATTCTCAATCTTAAACAGTTAAGGCTTAAGATGATATCCGATCAGGATACTTATCTGAAACTGGAGGTCAGTGGTGAGGGTGAGATCAAAGCTTCTGATATCGAACCGAATTCAGATGTTGAAATTCTTAATCCCGACCTTCACATCGCCACCATTAACTCCGATGCCAAACTGAAAATGGAAATGAGAGTTTCAGATGGAAGGGGTTATGTACCGGCTGAAATGAACAAAAGAGAAGATGAGCCTATTGGTACTATTCCCATTGATGCAATTTTCTCTCCTGTAACAAAGGTTAATTTCACAGTAGAGAACACCCGTGTCGGGCAACGCACTGATCTTGACAAGGTTGTTTTCGATGTGTGGACAGATGGAAGTCTTAGTGTTGAGGACGCCCTGGGATATGCATCAAAGCTACTTTATGATCACCTTGAGATCTTTATCAATATTGAAGGTGAGTTTGAGCCGGTAGAAGAATCTGTGCATGATGAAAAGGCCGAAAAACTAAGACAGCTTCTTAAAATGAGAGTGGATGAGCTTGAGCTCTCTGTACGCTCAAACAACTGTCTTCGTGCTGCCAATATCCACACTCTTGCTGATCTTGTAAGAAATCAGGAGTCGGATATGCTCAAGTACAAAAACTTCGGCCGCAAATCTTTGGTCGAACTGAATCATGTACTTGGTAATCTTGGTTTGACATTTGGTATGGATGTAGATAAAATCATGGGTCAGGAAATGGAAACTGCCTGATTTTGATTTTTTTAATTCAACAATGGTATAAGAGAAAAGGTAAGAACCATGCGTCATTTAGTATCAGGACGAAAATTCAATAGAACAGCCAGTCATCGTAAAGCGATGCTCAATAACATGGCTATGTCTATACTGGAAAATGAGAGAATCACAACAACACAAACTAAAGCTAAAGAGGTTCGTGGCGTTGTAGAACGTCTTATCACTTACGGTAAAAAGGGTAATCTTCAAGGTATCCGTATGGCTGCCAGGAAAATAAACGACAAAACCCTTTTGAAAAAGCTTTTTGACGATATCGCTCCAAGCTATAAAGATCGGGAAGGTGGATACACCAGAATAATCAAAATTGGAGAACGTAAGGGCGATAATGCTCCTATGGCAATTATTGAGCTTGTAGGAAGAGGAACGCCTGATGCGGTTAGAAAAAATAAGAAAAAAGGCAAGGCAAAAAGCACTACACCTAAAGTTGAAAAAGTTCAAACTCCGGTTTCAGAAGAATCAAAGCAGGCAGAGCCTTCTGATAAAGGTTCTGAAAAAGAGGAAAAGTAATTAATCAATGTTTTTTTTGGTTTCATTTCCGAAAGGATTGATTTATGGCAGTTAGTTATAAAGAGTTGGGTTTTGTAAACACCAAAGAAATGTTCAAGAAAGCTTTCGAAGGTGGATATGCTATTCCTGCATATAACTTCAATAATATGGAGCAGATTCAGTCAATAGTAACTGCCTGCGGAAAATCAAACTCACCTGTTATCATGCAGGTTTCAAGTGGAGCCAGAAAATACGCTAATCCGACTCTGCTGCGCTACATGGCTCAGGGAGCTGTTCAGATGGCAAAAGAAGCCGGACATGATATACCTGTCGCACTTCATCTCGACCATGGGGATACTTATGATATATGTGTGTCATGTATTGAAAGCGGATTCTCATCTGTTATGATCGACGGCTCACACCACGAATATGAGAAAAATGTTGAGCTGACTGCGAAAGTTGTTGAATATGCACATAAACATGATGTGACTGTAGAAGGGGAGCTTGGAGTTCTGGCCGGAATCGAAGATGATGTTGTCGCAGCTGAATCCATCTACACTCAGCCTGAACAGGTTGAAGATTTCGTAAAGAAA from the Chitinispirillum alkaliphilum genome contains:
- a CDS encoding Fructose-bisphosphate aldolase class II; its protein translation is MAVSYKELGFVNTKEMFKKAFEGGYAIPAYNFNNMEQIQSIVTACGKSNSPVIMQVSSGARKYANPTLLRYMAQGAVQMAKEAGHDIPVALHLDHGDTYDICVSCIESGFSSVMIDGSHHEYEKNVELTAKVVEYAHKHDVTVEGELGVLAGIEDDVVAAESIYTQPEQVEDFVKKTGVDSLAISIGTSHGAYKFKPEQCTRDENGVLVPPPLRFDILEEIERRIPGFPIVLHGSSSVLPEYVDIINNNGGKLAAAVGIPSEQLRRAAKSAVCKINIDSDGRLVMTAMIRKIFADKPDEFDPRKYLGPAREELIKMMIDKNENVLGSAGNA
- a CDS encoding DNA-directed RNA polymerase alpha subunit gives rise to the protein MKWKSLLMPKGIQVENPNNLPNFGHVVIEPLERGWGHTLGNSLRRIMLSSLQGAAVISVRIEGVSHEYSTIDGVVEDVSDIILNLKQLRLKMISDQDTYLKLEVSGEGEIKASDIEPNSDVEILNPDLHIATINSDAKLKMEMRVSDGRGYVPAEMNKREDEPIGTIPIDAIFSPVTKVNFTVENTRVGQRTDLDKVVFDVWTDGSLSVEDALGYASKLLYDHLEIFINIEGEFEPVEESVHDEKAEKLRQLLKMRVDELELSVRSNNCLRAANIHTLADLVRNQESDMLKYKNFGRKSLVELNHVLGNLGLTFGMDVDKIMGQEMETA
- a CDS encoding 50S ribosomal protein L17p, whose translation is MAMSILENERITTTQTKAKEVRGVVERLITYGKKGNLQGIRMAARKINDKTLLKKLFDDIAPSYKDREGGYTRIIKIGERKGDNAPMAIIELVGRGTPDAVRKNKKKGKAKSTTPKVEKVQTPVSEESKQAEPSDKGSEKEEK
- a CDS encoding 30S ribosomal protein S4p (S9e), translated to MLKGERCKTEKCAVERRPFPPGMRVSKRRRASTEYNTQLREKQKIRRIYGILEKQFRLYFQAAAKTTGVTGENLLKILEMRLDNIVYRLGFAPSRSSARQLVLHNHFVVNGKKVNIPSYKLKEGDTIQVKEKSNNLELIHSSLKAMRDTPEWLTVDKVKLVGQVIRVPDRASIPENVQEQLVVELYSR